A region of Paraburkholderia largidicola DNA encodes the following proteins:
- the mdtN gene encoding multidrug transporter subunit MdtN, whose translation MAVRPNTLKSRKWPALALAIVTLALLAYVIWRADTAPGTDDAYAQADTIDVVPEVSGRIVEMAVRDNQRVNRGDLLFRVDPRPFADELARANASLVALDKQIALTRRVVTAQQYGADSVHALVERARVAAAQTAETLRRTQPLLAPGYVSAEDVDRARTAQRAAEADLTAARLQAQQAASAVTGVDALVAQRDVVLADIALMQLRLDMATVRAPFDGRVVSLKTSVGQFASALKPVFTLIDTEHWYVIANFRETELKNIRAGTPATVYLMSDTGKRFKGTVDSIGYGVLPDDGGLVLGGLPRVQRSINWVRVAQRFPVKILVDQPDAELFRIGASAVAQLNPQAAKQPHS comes from the coding sequence ATGGCCGTTCGCCCCAATACATTGAAAAGCAGAAAGTGGCCCGCGCTGGCGCTTGCCATTGTCACGCTGGCCCTGCTCGCCTACGTCATCTGGCGCGCGGATACCGCACCCGGCACCGATGACGCCTATGCTCAGGCCGACACCATCGATGTGGTGCCCGAAGTCAGCGGACGCATCGTCGAGATGGCCGTCAGGGACAATCAACGGGTCAACAGGGGCGACCTGCTGTTCCGCGTCGATCCGCGTCCGTTCGCGGACGAACTGGCGCGAGCCAACGCATCGCTCGTCGCGCTCGACAAGCAGATCGCGCTCACGCGGCGCGTGGTCACGGCACAGCAGTACGGCGCCGATTCCGTGCATGCGCTCGTCGAACGGGCCCGCGTCGCGGCGGCGCAAACCGCGGAAACACTGCGGCGCACGCAGCCGCTGCTGGCGCCGGGCTATGTGTCCGCGGAAGACGTCGACCGCGCCCGCACCGCGCAACGCGCGGCCGAGGCCGACCTGACGGCGGCGCGGCTCCAGGCGCAACAGGCCGCCTCGGCCGTCACGGGCGTCGACGCGCTGGTCGCGCAGCGCGACGTGGTTCTCGCCGACATTGCGCTGATGCAGTTGCGCCTCGACATGGCGACGGTGCGCGCCCCGTTCGACGGTCGCGTCGTGTCGCTGAAAACCTCCGTCGGCCAGTTCGCTTCGGCGCTCAAGCCGGTCTTTACGCTGATCGACACGGAGCATTGGTACGTCATCGCCAACTTCCGCGAGACCGAACTGAAGAACATTCGCGCCGGCACACCCGCCACCGTCTATCTGATGAGCGACACGGGCAAGCGCTTCAAAGGCACCGTCGATTCCATCGGCTACGGCGTGCTGCCCGACGACGGCGGCCTCGTGCTCGGCGGACTGCCGCGCGTCCAGCGCAGCATCAACTGGGTGCGGGTGGCGCAGCGTTTCCCCGTGAAGATCCTCGTCGATCAACCCGATGCGGAACTGTTCCGGATAGGCGCGTCAGCCGTCGCGCAGCTAAACCCGCAGGCCGCCAAACAACCCCATTCCTGA
- a CDS encoding arylsulfatase — protein MNKKTMPLRHMLKRKVVAALSAAVSGWLALSPAAYAADTTRPPNILVIFGDDIGQTNISAYGKGVVGYQTPNIDRLAHEGMMFTDYYAENSSTAGRSSFITGQSPLRTGLSKVGIPGATQGLQASDVTIAQALKPLGYATGQFGKNHLGDRNEYLPTVHGFDVFYGNLYHLNAEEEPERPYWPKANTPQGKAYAKYFMPRGVMDCKASDHDDATVDARFGKVGKQVCTDTGPLTSKRMETIDDETTGRAIDFMKEQARSDKPFFVWMNTTRMHVFTHVRPEYKDKGGMVGNTYADGMWEHDQDVGKLLKSLDEMGIADNTIVVYTTDNGPNQFSWPDAATTPFRNEKDSNYEGAFRVPAMVRWPGHIKAGEVSNELVSGMDWFPTLLAAAGDTGIKERLLKGASIGGRTFKNHLDGYNQLPYLEGKQEKSERKEFYYFDDDGVLVDMRYEDWKFVYCEQRAPGGFAVWNNPLTCLRVPKIFNLRMDPYERADVVSDQYYDWTTKNVYVLYGAIAETAKFLDTFVAYPPAQTPASFTVDGIRAGVDAEIARNNARAKAMAKKDD, from the coding sequence ATGAACAAAAAGACCATGCCTCTCAGGCACATGCTCAAACGCAAGGTCGTCGCGGCGCTGTCCGCGGCGGTCTCCGGATGGCTGGCATTGAGCCCCGCCGCGTACGCAGCCGACACCACCCGGCCGCCGAATATTCTGGTCATCTTCGGCGACGACATTGGTCAAACCAACATCAGTGCCTATGGCAAGGGTGTCGTCGGCTATCAGACGCCCAATATCGACCGCCTCGCGCATGAAGGGATGATGTTCACCGACTACTACGCGGAGAACAGCTCGACGGCCGGCCGCTCTTCTTTCATTACCGGGCAATCGCCGTTGCGCACGGGCTTGAGCAAGGTGGGCATTCCCGGCGCGACGCAGGGGCTGCAGGCGTCGGATGTGACGATCGCTCAGGCGCTCAAGCCGCTCGGCTACGCGACGGGACAGTTCGGCAAGAATCACCTGGGTGACCGCAACGAATATCTGCCCACCGTCCACGGCTTCGATGTGTTCTACGGCAACCTGTATCACCTGAATGCGGAAGAAGAGCCGGAACGCCCGTACTGGCCGAAAGCCAATACGCCGCAAGGCAAGGCCTATGCGAAATATTTCATGCCGCGCGGCGTGATGGATTGCAAGGCTTCGGACCATGATGACGCGACCGTCGATGCGCGTTTCGGCAAAGTCGGCAAACAGGTCTGCACGGATACGGGCCCGCTCACGTCGAAGCGGATGGAAACCATCGACGACGAGACGACAGGCCGCGCCATCGACTTCATGAAAGAACAGGCCCGGTCGGACAAACCGTTCTTCGTCTGGATGAACACCACGCGCATGCACGTGTTCACCCACGTACGCCCGGAGTACAAGGACAAAGGCGGCATGGTCGGCAACACGTACGCCGACGGCATGTGGGAGCACGATCAGGACGTCGGCAAACTGCTCAAGTCGCTCGACGAAATGGGGATCGCCGACAACACGATCGTCGTCTATACGACGGATAACGGCCCGAACCAGTTCTCGTGGCCGGATGCCGCGACGACGCCGTTCCGCAACGAGAAGGACTCCAACTACGAAGGCGCGTTCCGTGTGCCCGCCATGGTGCGCTGGCCCGGACACATCAAGGCGGGAGAGGTGTCCAACGAACTCGTCTCCGGTATGGACTGGTTCCCCACGCTGCTCGCGGCCGCCGGTGACACCGGTATCAAGGAGCGTCTGCTCAAGGGCGCGAGCATCGGCGGGCGCACCTTCAAGAACCATCTGGACGGCTACAACCAGTTGCCGTACCTCGAAGGCAAGCAGGAGAAGAGCGAGCGCAAGGAGTTCTACTACTTCGACGACGACGGCGTGCTCGTCGACATGCGTTATGAGGACTGGAAGTTCGTCTACTGCGAACAGCGCGCGCCCGGCGGCTTTGCGGTGTGGAACAACCCGCTGACCTGTCTGCGTGTGCCGAAGATCTTCAACCTGCGCATGGACCCCTACGAACGCGCCGACGTCGTCTCCGACCAGTACTACGACTGGACGACCAAGAACGTCTATGTGCTCTACGGTGCGATTGCGGAAACAGCGAAGTTCCTCGACACCTTCGTCGCGTATCCGCCCGCGCAGACGCCCGCCAGCTTCACGGTAGACGGCATCCGCGCCGGCGTCGATGCCGAAATCGCGCGCAACAACGCCCGTGCGAAAGCGATGGCCAAAAAGGACGACTAA
- a CDS encoding anaerobic sulfatase maturase, translating to MKHSTAIPLTPLPTSAGDVDAPPSGPRFKRRFHVMAKPTGSACNLDCTYCFYLHKEQLLDQRRGDFMNEQTLATFIRQYIEAQDGEQIVFSWQGGEPTLMGLDFFRKVVRLQEKYKSAHQRIENNLQTNGTALDDTWCAFLKQHDFLVGLSIDGPRELHDAYRVSRSGKPTFDRVMRGLECIHRHGVAFNALAVINRLNARRPIDVYRFLTREVGATYLQFNPCVEARTFKQVAPQFWDEASIPVVGSERAKPGAADSVVTDWSVDPDDWGYFLSRTFDEWYREDLGRVLVNLFETAVAQTMGLPSQLCITAPFCGKGLAMEHDGRVYSCDHYVYPEYELGDIASHPLHHLAFSERQKAFGFGKKDTLPKYCLQCQHLNLCWGECPKNRLVRAPDGEPGLNYLCPGIRQFHSHAGPRLRQIARSLHAG from the coding sequence ATGAAACACAGCACGGCCATTCCGCTGACACCCCTGCCGACCAGCGCGGGCGACGTCGACGCCCCGCCATCGGGCCCGCGCTTCAAGCGACGTTTTCACGTGATGGCCAAGCCGACGGGGTCGGCCTGCAATCTCGATTGCACGTATTGCTTCTATCTCCACAAGGAACAGCTGCTCGACCAGCGCCGCGGCGACTTCATGAACGAGCAGACGCTGGCGACGTTCATCCGCCAATACATCGAAGCGCAGGACGGCGAGCAGATCGTGTTTTCCTGGCAAGGCGGAGAGCCGACGCTCATGGGGCTCGACTTCTTTCGCAAGGTCGTCCGTCTGCAGGAGAAGTACAAAAGCGCGCACCAGCGCATTGAAAACAACCTGCAAACCAACGGTACCGCGCTCGACGACACGTGGTGCGCATTCCTCAAACAGCACGACTTTCTCGTCGGCCTGTCGATAGATGGGCCGCGCGAACTGCACGACGCCTACCGCGTCTCGCGCTCCGGCAAGCCCACGTTCGACCGGGTCATGCGCGGGCTCGAATGCATCCACCGTCACGGCGTCGCGTTCAATGCGCTCGCCGTGATCAACCGCCTCAACGCACGCAGACCAATCGACGTCTATCGCTTCCTCACGCGAGAAGTCGGCGCGACTTACCTGCAGTTCAATCCATGCGTGGAGGCGAGGACATTCAAACAGGTCGCGCCGCAATTCTGGGACGAGGCATCGATTCCCGTGGTCGGCAGCGAACGGGCGAAACCGGGCGCAGCGGATTCCGTCGTCACCGACTGGTCCGTCGATCCCGACGACTGGGGCTATTTCCTGAGCCGCACTTTCGACGAGTGGTATCGCGAAGATCTGGGCCGGGTGCTGGTCAACCTGTTCGAGACGGCCGTCGCGCAGACCATGGGCCTGCCCTCGCAGCTTTGCATCACCGCGCCTTTCTGCGGCAAGGGGCTCGCGATGGAGCACGACGGCCGCGTCTATTCCTGCGATCACTACGTCTATCCCGAGTACGAACTGGGCGACATCGCCAGCCACCCGCTTCATCACCTCGCGTTTTCGGAGCGCCAGAAAGCTTTCGGATTCGGCAAGAAGGACACCCTGCCGAAGTACTGCCTGCAATGCCAGCACCTGAACCTGTGCTGGGGCGAATGTCCGAAGAACCGGCTGGTTCGTGCGCCGGACGGCGAGCCCGGACTCAACTACCTGTGCCCGGGAATCAGGCAGTTTCATTCACATGCGGGCCCAAGACTGCGGCAGATCGCCCGCAGCCTCCACGCCGGATAG
- a CDS encoding YtcA family lipoprotein produces the protein MPVIRPILLIMLSLAASGCTMPQSISVLGAFFPDWLFCAIAGLVLALIVRGILIRLGQERTFGPPVMVQPTLMLLFSLLVWLVFF, from the coding sequence ATGCCTGTGATTAGACCGATCCTGTTGATCATGCTCAGCCTGGCCGCCTCGGGCTGCACGATGCCGCAATCCATTTCCGTGCTCGGCGCGTTTTTTCCGGACTGGCTGTTTTGCGCCATCGCCGGTCTCGTGCTGGCGCTCATCGTGCGCGGCATTCTGATCCGGCTCGGACAGGAGCGCACGTTCGGCCCGCCCGTCATGGTGCAGCCCACGTTGATGCTGCTCTTTTCGCTGCTGGTCTGGCTGGTCTTCTTCTAA
- a CDS encoding FUSC family protein encodes MNLADYMPERLRALASFFREELTEARPGRAAQATQLGALCLLVVLVSMTLRVPMIAVSLIVLFYGVQPNAFFTKVVAFVFVVATVLDVGCLFLVLKYAYGYPLIRIAAAGLILLGSMYLMRVNKLGLMFFAVALVAAYGQTIPDSLDFPEIAVRALMWAVVAGMYPVLLMVIVCGYLIPSRPVALLQRELHRQLSDVSARLDQMHGAPIDAPVASPAARIEKDTLALQGLHTFAISDDAAYRALAPYWNACIAAVGYLRATANALAARRLPMGDAGRALVSRLKDEVSALNASVEQAVPYRGRWIPTRAERATAMTFGLDGVCQTLQALARFDLGQPVPKAPKDALFVPDSLTNPAYLRFALKVALAASICYVFYHGAQWDGIHTSLLTCVIVAYPSTGASFQKMMLRCGGALIGALLALLTTVVIIPRLDGIFGFLLMLAPIFFAGAWVATGSERSSYIGTQFVFTFAMATLESGFGPSTDLGEIRDRAIGILIGIVVSAVVYTFIWPESEANTLRQKLADALREAGKLIRHAECAGGSEQLGYLQQRVACWTALKNCEDMAGRVTLEVNLRAGTRQATLQRARNVLDGCRQILDQWDVLRDSLRAEGHEQSDQAWDAWRQQAAEVLDDYADRLAAQPPTAAPPRLPPIAPSANASPALAAQARRLAMQIIELPDWTPVASGIDTAAVQPGKSI; translated from the coding sequence ATGAACCTGGCCGACTACATGCCGGAGCGTCTCCGGGCTCTGGCAAGCTTTTTCCGCGAGGAACTGACTGAGGCGCGTCCCGGGCGCGCCGCTCAGGCAACCCAACTGGGGGCGCTCTGTCTGCTCGTCGTGCTGGTGTCGATGACACTGCGAGTGCCGATGATCGCGGTGTCCCTGATCGTGCTGTTTTACGGCGTGCAGCCGAACGCGTTCTTTACGAAAGTCGTTGCCTTCGTATTCGTCGTCGCGACCGTGCTCGACGTCGGCTGCCTGTTTCTGGTGCTCAAATACGCTTACGGTTATCCGCTGATCCGTATCGCGGCGGCCGGCCTGATTCTGCTCGGCAGCATGTATCTGATGCGCGTGAACAAGCTCGGGCTGATGTTTTTCGCGGTTGCGCTGGTGGCCGCGTACGGTCAAACCATTCCCGATTCGCTCGACTTCCCGGAAATTGCAGTACGCGCGTTGATGTGGGCCGTCGTCGCGGGCATGTATCCCGTTCTGCTCATGGTGATCGTGTGCGGCTATCTCATTCCGTCGCGTCCCGTCGCACTGTTGCAGCGAGAATTGCATCGTCAGCTTTCCGATGTATCGGCGCGTCTCGATCAGATGCACGGTGCGCCGATCGATGCACCGGTTGCATCACCCGCCGCCCGCATCGAAAAGGACACGCTGGCGCTGCAAGGGCTGCACACCTTCGCCATTTCCGACGACGCGGCCTACCGTGCGCTCGCGCCGTACTGGAACGCTTGCATCGCCGCCGTCGGCTACCTGCGCGCGACCGCGAACGCGCTTGCCGCACGCCGGCTTCCGATGGGCGATGCCGGACGTGCGCTCGTGAGCAGACTGAAGGACGAAGTGTCGGCGCTGAATGCGTCAGTCGAACAGGCAGTGCCCTATCGCGGCAGATGGATACCGACCCGCGCTGAACGCGCAACCGCCATGACGTTCGGTCTGGACGGCGTGTGCCAAACCTTGCAAGCCCTGGCGCGCTTCGACCTCGGGCAACCCGTGCCGAAGGCTCCAAAGGACGCCTTGTTCGTCCCCGACTCGTTGACGAACCCGGCGTATCTGCGTTTTGCACTCAAGGTGGCACTGGCCGCATCGATCTGTTACGTGTTCTATCACGGCGCGCAGTGGGACGGCATTCATACCAGCTTGCTGACCTGCGTGATCGTCGCGTATCCCAGCACGGGCGCGTCGTTCCAGAAAATGATGCTGCGCTGTGGCGGCGCATTGATCGGCGCGCTGCTCGCGTTGCTCACGACCGTGGTCATCATCCCGCGCCTGGACGGCATCTTCGGCTTTCTGCTGATGCTCGCGCCGATCTTCTTCGCGGGCGCCTGGGTGGCGACGGGCTCCGAGCGCTCTTCGTATATCGGCACGCAGTTCGTGTTCACCTTCGCGATGGCCACGCTCGAAAGCGGCTTCGGTCCATCTACCGATCTCGGCGAGATTCGCGACCGCGCGATCGGCATATTGATCGGCATCGTCGTATCCGCTGTGGTCTACACGTTCATCTGGCCTGAGAGCGAGGCGAATACGCTTCGCCAGAAACTCGCCGATGCGCTGCGCGAAGCGGGCAAGCTCATTCGCCACGCCGAGTGCGCGGGGGGTTCCGAACAGTTGGGCTATCTGCAGCAACGCGTGGCGTGCTGGACCGCGCTCAAGAACTGCGAAGACATGGCCGGGCGCGTGACGCTGGAAGTCAACCTGCGAGCCGGCACGCGGCAAGCGACGTTGCAACGCGCGCGAAACGTTCTGGACGGCTGCCGGCAGATTCTCGATCAATGGGACGTCTTGCGTGACAGCCTCCGCGCCGAAGGGCACGAGCAATCAGATCAGGCATGGGACGCATGGCGTCAGCAGGCAGCCGAGGTGCTCGACGACTACGCGGACCGTTTGGCTGCGCAGCCGCCCACGGCCGCCCCGCCCCGCTTGCCGCCCATTGCGCCGTCCGCCAACGCATCGCCCGCTCTTGCCGCGCAAGCGCGGCGACTGGCCATGCAGATCATCGAACTACCGGACTGGACGCCGGTTGCTTCCGGCATCGACACCGCCGCCGTGCAACCGGGAAAGAGCATTTGA
- a CDS encoding EAL and HDOD domain-containing protein: MTTTAVAEERQAEDVPGFAQDARANVSFARQPILNRDNMLCAFELKLYQAPAAESGEQEAQAGQPEAQASAASVIIQALLQPDVRAALANHPGYLPVTRELLFDDAIRSLPAERFMLELPPDIVADDELISRIVELHGRRYRFVIDNVAQANDTFARLLPYADAVKIDMHRIPQAMLPKFASVLKSAGKLLIALGVESQDVFEQALDLGFDRFQGYYFAHPQGAAARKVSAPRHALLNLLQLLGGEPTVAQLEAELKLNPVLVMHLMRLANSSGLAMGRKVTTLREAINATGTNRIARWTQLLLYADGRKVALEDDPLLQLAATRARFMELAVQRLPEAGRDETDAAFLTGVFSFVDSVFGGSLEHTLNVLVLSKPIRDAILLREGVLGTLLTVVEALERGAWADIESACERLEGLQVLDVAQMGLVSAAWAGVADRSAEATGLERIED, encoded by the coding sequence ATGACCACCACCGCAGTCGCTGAGGAACGCCAGGCAGAAGACGTTCCGGGCTTTGCGCAGGACGCGCGCGCAAACGTTTCGTTTGCCCGTCAGCCCATCCTGAACCGCGACAACATGTTGTGCGCGTTCGAACTCAAGCTGTATCAGGCGCCCGCCGCCGAATCCGGCGAGCAGGAAGCTCAAGCCGGGCAGCCAGAGGCGCAAGCCAGCGCCGCCTCAGTCATCATCCAGGCGCTCCTGCAGCCCGACGTGCGCGCGGCGCTCGCCAATCATCCCGGTTATCTGCCCGTCACGCGCGAGCTGCTGTTCGACGACGCGATCCGCAGCCTGCCCGCCGAGCGTTTCATGCTCGAACTGCCGCCCGACATCGTCGCAGACGATGAACTGATTTCGCGCATCGTCGAATTGCATGGCCGCCGCTATCGCTTCGTGATCGACAACGTTGCGCAGGCCAACGACACCTTCGCGCGCCTGCTGCCGTACGCGGACGCCGTGAAGATAGACATGCACCGCATTCCGCAGGCCATGCTGCCGAAGTTCGCGAGCGTGCTGAAATCGGCGGGCAAGCTGTTGATCGCGCTGGGCGTCGAGTCGCAGGACGTGTTCGAGCAGGCGCTCGATCTCGGCTTCGACCGCTTTCAGGGCTATTACTTCGCGCACCCGCAGGGCGCCGCCGCGCGCAAGGTCAGCGCGCCGCGTCACGCGCTGCTGAATCTGCTGCAGCTGCTCGGCGGCGAGCCGACCGTCGCACAGCTCGAAGCCGAGCTGAAGCTGAACCCGGTGCTGGTGATGCATCTGATGCGTCTCGCCAATTCGAGCGGTCTTGCGATGGGACGCAAGGTCACGACCTTGCGCGAAGCGATCAACGCGACGGGCACGAACCGCATCGCGCGCTGGACACAGCTGCTGCTCTACGCGGACGGCCGCAAGGTCGCGCTCGAAGACGATCCGCTGCTGCAACTCGCCGCGACGCGTGCGCGCTTCATGGAACTCGCCGTCCAGCGTCTACCCGAGGCGGGGCGCGACGAAACCGACGCGGCGTTTCTCACGGGCGTGTTCTCGTTCGTCGACTCGGTGTTCGGCGGCTCGCTCGAACACACGCTCAATGTGCTCGTGCTGTCCAAGCCGATCCGCGACGCCATCCTGTTGCGCGAAGGCGTGCTGGGCACGTTGCTGACGGTGGTCGAAGCGCTCGAACGCGGCGCATGGGCCGATATCGAAAGCGCGTGCGAACGGCTCGAAGGTCTGCAAGTGCTCGACGTCGCGCAAATGGGCCTTGTGTCGGCCGCGTGGGCGGGCGTTGCCGACCGCAGCGCCGAGGCGACGGGATTGGAGCGGATCGAAGATTGA
- a CDS encoding ABC transporter substrate-binding protein has translation MKMSWQKMAVLAALTGATLAVNVSAAEIREIRFGVEASYAPFESKSPAGELQGFDIDIGNAVCAKLKAKCVWVENAFDGLIPALQARKFNAINSDMSITDQRRAVIDFTDPIYVIPNQVIAKKGSGLQPTAASLKGKHVGVLQGSIQEAYAKAKWAPLGVDVIPYQAQDQVYADLVAGRLDASFLDGEAASKGFLKKPQGAGFEFAGPAVSDEKLLGSGVGFGLRKGDAQLKDAVNQALKELKADGTIDRLAAKYFDVKVTLK, from the coding sequence ATGAAAATGAGTTGGCAAAAGATGGCCGTGCTCGCCGCATTGACGGGCGCTACGCTGGCAGTGAACGTATCGGCAGCCGAGATCAGGGAAATCCGCTTCGGCGTCGAGGCGTCGTATGCGCCGTTCGAATCGAAGTCGCCCGCGGGCGAACTGCAGGGCTTCGACATCGACATCGGCAATGCAGTCTGCGCCAAGCTCAAGGCGAAATGCGTGTGGGTCGAGAACGCGTTCGACGGTCTGATCCCCGCGCTCCAGGCGCGCAAGTTCAACGCGATCAACTCGGACATGTCGATCACCGACCAGCGGCGTGCCGTCATCGACTTCACCGATCCCATCTACGTGATCCCCAACCAGGTGATCGCGAAGAAGGGCAGCGGTTTGCAGCCGACAGCGGCATCGCTGAAGGGCAAGCACGTCGGCGTGCTGCAAGGCTCGATCCAGGAGGCCTACGCAAAGGCGAAGTGGGCGCCCCTCGGTGTCGACGTGATTCCGTATCAGGCGCAGGATCAGGTCTATGCCGACCTCGTCGCGGGCCGTCTCGATGCGTCATTCCTGGACGGGGAAGCGGCGTCGAAGGGCTTCCTGAAGAAGCCGCAAGGGGCGGGATTCGAATTCGCCGGTCCGGCCGTGTCGGATGAAAAGCTGCTCGGCTCGGGCGTCGGCTTCGGTCTGCGCAAGGGCGACGCCCAGTTGAAGGACGCCGTCAACCAGGCGCTCAAGGAACTGAAAGCCGACGGCACGATCGACCGGCTCGCAGCAAAGTATTTCGACGTCAAGGTCACGCTGAAGTAA
- a CDS encoding HDOD domain-containing protein, whose amino-acid sequence MLKAALLDRLWARMNERGDFPMLQQSLRSTMAAMNNDDLDFSALVQIVLSDFALTQKVLRLANSAMYMAFGGNITTVSRALMVLGMDAVGHLVVGLKIVDHFHHSVPRRIDAKLELNRTMLSGCVARKLTERGDLRDGEEAVVCTLMRQIGKLLVVFYLDAEWDHIRRQIDTGMGENEACETVLGVTFHEIGLEAASRWRLPEMIRIGMTEFDPLQDDEPRQVQWLRAITNYSTEVANVLTQPHLPQAQRDVRIAELAQRYSRTLNTDPEVLVDMSLTLAEEETRDGVMREIFELRANADAIAREALDPESCIRAGVSELQALPSDSGLAPALAMASETVLAGLQFERTVVFVRHGSGIFKATMGFGAKIEAALPKLSFATAFAPDVFHLAIANSVGIFIENARDPKMHARLPDWYRRAFEGVHSFVLLPVVLENKSTVALLYGDWAHHDVRRRISQREMAALNELARELGRFFAHAPVSEVETL is encoded by the coding sequence ATGCTAAAGGCTGCGCTGCTTGACCGGCTCTGGGCTCGCATGAACGAGCGCGGCGATTTCCCGATGCTGCAGCAGTCGCTCCGCTCGACGATGGCCGCGATGAATAACGATGACCTCGATTTCAGCGCCCTCGTGCAGATCGTGCTCTCCGACTTCGCGTTGACACAGAAGGTCTTGCGTCTCGCGAATTCGGCGATGTACATGGCGTTCGGCGGCAACATCACGACCGTCTCTCGCGCGCTGATGGTGCTCGGCATGGATGCCGTCGGGCATCTCGTCGTAGGCCTGAAGATCGTCGATCACTTTCATCACAGCGTGCCGCGCCGCATCGACGCGAAACTCGAACTCAACCGCACGATGCTGTCGGGCTGCGTCGCCCGCAAGCTCACCGAGCGCGGCGATCTGCGCGACGGCGAAGAGGCTGTCGTCTGCACGCTGATGCGCCAGATCGGCAAGCTGCTCGTGGTGTTCTATCTCGACGCCGAGTGGGACCATATTCGCCGCCAGATCGATACGGGCATGGGCGAGAACGAAGCGTGCGAAACCGTGCTCGGCGTGACGTTCCATGAAATCGGCCTCGAAGCAGCGTCGCGCTGGCGCCTGCCGGAGATGATCCGCATCGGCATGACGGAATTCGATCCGCTGCAGGACGACGAACCGCGCCAGGTGCAATGGCTGCGCGCGATCACGAACTACTCGACGGAAGTCGCGAACGTGCTCACGCAGCCGCATCTGCCTCAGGCACAGCGCGATGTGCGCATCGCCGAGCTTGCGCAGCGCTACAGCCGCACGCTCAACACTGACCCAGAAGTACTCGTCGACATGAGCCTGACGCTCGCCGAAGAAGAGACCCGCGACGGCGTGATGCGCGAGATCTTCGAACTGCGCGCGAATGCCGACGCGATCGCTCGCGAGGCACTCGACCCGGAGTCATGTATCCGTGCCGGCGTGAGCGAATTGCAGGCGCTGCCGAGCGACAGCGGACTCGCGCCCGCGCTTGCGATGGCGTCGGAAACGGTGCTCGCGGGTTTGCAGTTCGAGCGCACTGTCGTGTTCGTGCGCCATGGCAGCGGCATCTTCAAGGCGACGATGGGCTTCGGCGCCAAGATCGAAGCCGCGCTGCCGAAGCTCAGCTTTGCAACGGCCTTCGCACCCGACGTGTTTCATCTCGCGATTGCGAACTCGGTCGGCATCTTCATCGAAAACGCGCGCGATCCGAAGATGCATGCACGCCTGCCGGACTGGTATCGCCGCGCGTTCGAAGGCGTGCATTCATTCGTGCTGCTGCCCGTAGTGCTGGAGAACAAGTCGACGGTCGCCCTGCTCTATGGCGACTGGGCGCATCATGACGTGCGGCGCCGCATCTCGCAGCGGGAAATGGCCGCGCTCAACGAACTGGCGCGCGAGTTGGGACGCTTCTTCGCGCATGCGCCCGTGAGCGAAGTCGAAACGCTCTAA